In Streptomyces rapamycinicus NRRL 5491, the genomic stretch TCCAGGCCACCACTGCGCTGGCCTGCTTCCTGCACGTCCCCCACCCCGCCGCGCGCCTTTCGGCGCAGGACCGCGGAGGCAACTGGCAACTCCCCGAGAACCCGGCACTGACCGGCGCCGTCTGAAAGCGACCGCGCAGTTCGCACCGACGGCCGCCACGGCCACGCCCGACCGGCGGTGCGGACTGTGGCAGGACGAAGGCTCCTGTCCACTGCTGGTCTTCTCCGGGCCATTAGCGGTGCCGCAGACGGGGCGGCGCTTGGGCCTGAACGGGCGGAGGTACTGATGGCTCCTACTGCCGTGGTGGCCGTCGCAGGTTGGCTGGGATCGATGGTCGTGGCGGCTCCATATGCACCTGTACCGAAACCAATTTCGGCGGCAACCATGGAGAAGCGGGTCGTGGACGGGGCAGCGCTGTCACGGTTCCTGAGCCGGGAGAATGTCCAGGCCGCCGAGGTCAACCAGCCCGCTCGCGCCACTCGTCGCGAGCGCGGCAAGGCCGACGCCGTCGACGCGGAGGCCGCCGCCCACACGGTGCTGTCCGGACGCACGGTCGGGGCCGTGCGCCGCCGCAGGTAGTTCGTGAGGGTCGGGTGGTAGCAGACCTCGGGTCCGGCGGTGGCGGCGCTCTTTGTCAGGAGCAGCACCGCCGAGGTGGAGGCCAGGGTGGCCAGAACGCGCCGAAACCATGCGAACGCGATCACAATCGGCTCTCCATCAGGCGGAACAGGGCATGGGTAGCGCGGTCAGGGACGCTACGCGCGAGTTTCCGGGCAACACCGAATCGGCGTCCAGCATGAAACCGACATTCTGCCATCGGGTTCGAGGTCTGGCTGCCCCAGCGGGGCTGGAACGACCGGCTGGTCATGTTCGGCAACGGCGGATACAGCTCGGCCATCGACTTCGGCTCCATGGGCCGTCTGCTGTCCGCCGGATACGTCACCGTCGGCACGGATACCGGTCATACCGGCGATGACCCGGACGTCTTCATGCAGGGCGCGGCCAACCCGGAGATCATCGTGAACTGGGGGCACCGTGCGGTGCACGAGTCCATCGTGAACGCGAAGCGAGTGGTGAAGGCGTTCACCGGTGCGAAACCGAGCTACT encodes the following:
- a CDS encoding tannase/feruloyl esterase family alpha/beta hydrolase, producing MGFEVWLPQRGWNDRLVMFGNGGYSSAIDFGSMGRLLSAGYVTVGTDTGHTGDDPDVFMQGAANPEIIVNWGHRAVHESIVNAKRVVKAFTGAKPSYSYFVGCSMGGQQALMEAQRYPNEFDGIVAGDPGNNRISLNAGFLWQYLRLFSGSRSSSAARRSAGAAV